The following coding sequences lie in one Burkholderia cepacia genomic window:
- a CDS encoding aldehyde dehydrogenase family protein yields the protein MTYEKAELERILDVQRAAFLAEGGASAEVRKSRVGRLAIAVLSNIDAIAEALNADYGNRPPELTKALEALPWSEDILYTLDNIEKWMEPEAIPGGFIQQKPKGVVGVMGAWNFPITLTFEPALSALAAGNRVMMNFPEYQVRTGRLLATILSDTFDEAEVAFIHGDLSTSQSFSALRFDHLFFTGSPKIGSIVAQVAARNLVPVTTELGGKNPVVVAPDADPDLAASRIAATRVVNGGQVCLCPDYVWVPRGIVTEFVDKLIDQYNFLFASYLDNPAVVSIVNERNFDRIVGLVTNATAKGAKKYVATPEGEAGRLPDRASRKIPPTILVDVPASAEITDEEVFGPVLVVYGYDDLQEAIDYIAARPAPLAAYWYGDDGADFRRFLDRTTSGGVTRNDGLLHALLPGAPFGGIGNSGSGAYHGKTGFDTFTHRRPVATIMRPDGVANPLVGDALVSEQMRGYLDGSIAAVINAFEARLPEAK from the coding sequence ATGACGTATGAAAAGGCAGAACTGGAACGTATTCTCGACGTTCAGCGTGCGGCATTCCTTGCCGAGGGCGGGGCGTCCGCGGAGGTGCGAAAGTCGCGGGTGGGGCGGCTCGCGATTGCCGTTCTTTCCAACATCGATGCGATTGCGGAAGCGCTCAATGCCGACTACGGTAACCGTCCGCCCGAACTGACCAAGGCGCTCGAAGCGCTGCCGTGGTCCGAGGACATTCTCTACACGCTCGACAACATCGAGAAATGGATGGAACCCGAAGCCATTCCGGGGGGCTTCATTCAGCAAAAACCCAAGGGCGTGGTCGGCGTAATGGGCGCGTGGAATTTTCCGATCACGCTCACGTTCGAGCCGGCCCTGAGCGCGCTCGCCGCCGGGAACCGCGTCATGATGAATTTCCCGGAGTATCAGGTCAGAACCGGGCGCTTGCTGGCGACGATCCTGTCGGACACGTTTGATGAGGCGGAGGTGGCGTTCATCCACGGTGACCTGTCGACGTCGCAATCCTTCTCCGCGTTGCGGTTCGACCATCTCTTTTTCACCGGTTCGCCCAAGATCGGTTCGATCGTCGCGCAGGTGGCAGCCAGGAATCTCGTTCCCGTGACGACCGAGTTGGGCGGCAAGAATCCGGTTGTCGTCGCGCCCGATGCCGATCCGGATCTGGCGGCAAGCAGAATTGCGGCCACACGCGTCGTGAACGGAGGGCAGGTTTGCCTGTGTCCGGACTATGTCTGGGTACCCAGAGGCATCGTGACCGAGTTTGTTGATAAGCTTATTGATCAGTACAACTTTCTATTTGCTTCTTATCTGGATAATCCTGCAGTCGTTTCCATCGTCAACGAGCGAAATTTCGACCGAATCGTTGGCCTCGTGACCAATGCGACGGCGAAGGGTGCAAAAAAATACGTGGCAACGCCGGAAGGCGAGGCTGGGCGGCTGCCCGATCGGGCGTCGCGCAAGATTCCGCCGACCATCCTGGTTGATGTTCCGGCGTCGGCAGAGATAACCGACGAAGAAGTATTTGGCCCGGTGCTCGTCGTGTATGGATACGACGATCTGCAGGAGGCGATCGATTACATCGCGGCTCGCCCCGCGCCGCTTGCCGCCTACTGGTACGGCGACGACGGCGCAGATTTCCGGCGCTTCCTGGATCGCACGACGAGTGGCGGGGTCACGCGCAACGACGGGCTGTTGCATGCACTGCTTCCTGGCGCGCCGTTCGGTGGAATCGGAAACTCCGGCTCGGGCGCTTATCACGGCAAGACAGGATTCGATACGTTCACGCATCGCCGCCCGGTGGCCACGATCATGCGCCCTGACGGTGTCGCGAATCCGCTGGTGGGTGACGCGCTGGTGTCGGAGCAGATGCGGGGTTATCTCGACGGTTCGATTGCTGCCGTCATCAACGCGTTCGAGGCGCGACTGCCCGAGGCGAAATAA
- a CDS encoding NAD(P)/FAD-dependent oxidoreductase: MAFDQASLLQSRSFWQHAYGEYAPNPPLTEDLKVDVAIVGGGFTGLNTAWQFKKDHPNARVVVLEAAIVGFGASGRNAGFSTKMFGLEPEMVLLRWGKQKTIDAHRYLKLAVAHTRQLIEENDFQSEYRHSGLVRATYTKQQLGRMQKTYALFQKLGIDEDMVWRSAEQFQQDFHSARFAGGIYESGTGYLNPCKQVRALKSLAESAGVSVYETTQVTNMERTSSAILVTTPHGKITADKLVVATNAYSREAPGPERLRTRQYPLWTYQVVTEPLSAAQWDSIGWNDRQSFGDNRQMLHYFRPTADGRIIMGGGDVIVHRTAASEEVSAPLAWQHCEAHLKWIYPQLKHTRIDYRWGGPVSVTLDMAPEISFIDDERIIYSGGCFGHGVALTHLNGRTIADLLGGKQSELTDFWIVNRKSLSMTSDTLSYLGGRVARQALKSWDWWEEKALKK; encoded by the coding sequence ATGGCATTTGATCAAGCATCGCTGCTTCAAAGCAGATCGTTCTGGCAGCACGCGTATGGCGAGTACGCACCGAATCCGCCCTTGACGGAAGATCTCAAGGTTGACGTTGCGATCGTCGGCGGAGGCTTCACGGGGCTGAACACCGCATGGCAGTTCAAAAAAGACCACCCCAATGCACGCGTGGTCGTGCTTGAAGCCGCTATCGTCGGCTTTGGCGCCAGCGGCCGCAACGCAGGGTTCAGCACGAAGATGTTCGGTCTCGAACCCGAGATGGTCCTGCTGCGCTGGGGCAAGCAGAAAACGATCGATGCCCATCGCTATCTGAAGCTCGCGGTAGCCCATACCAGGCAACTGATCGAGGAAAACGACTTTCAGTCGGAGTACCGCCACAGTGGGCTGGTGCGCGCCACTTATACGAAGCAGCAGCTGGGCCGAATGCAGAAGACCTACGCGTTGTTTCAGAAGCTGGGCATCGACGAGGACATGGTGTGGCGCAGCGCGGAGCAGTTTCAGCAGGACTTCCATTCGGCACGCTTTGCGGGCGGCATCTACGAGTCCGGGACGGGATACCTCAATCCCTGCAAGCAGGTGCGGGCGCTCAAGTCCCTGGCGGAATCCGCCGGTGTTTCCGTGTACGAGACGACCCAGGTCACGAACATGGAAAGGACATCGTCCGCGATCCTGGTTACGACACCGCACGGAAAGATCACGGCGGACAAGCTGGTCGTCGCGACCAACGCCTACTCTCGTGAAGCGCCCGGCCCGGAGCGGCTGCGCACGCGCCAGTATCCCCTCTGGACCTATCAGGTCGTCACCGAGCCGTTGAGCGCTGCGCAATGGGACAGCATCGGCTGGAACGACCGGCAATCATTCGGCGACAACCGGCAGATGCTGCACTACTTCAGGCCGACGGCTGACGGCCGGATCATCATGGGCGGCGGCGACGTGATCGTGCACCGGACAGCCGCTTCGGAAGAGGTTTCCGCGCCGCTGGCCTGGCAGCATTGCGAAGCTCATCTGAAATGGATCTACCCGCAACTGAAGCACACACGCATCGACTATCGATGGGGCGGCCCGGTCTCGGTCACGTTGGACATGGCGCCCGAAATCAGCTTCATCGACGACGAACGCATCATCTATTCGGGCGGATGCTTCGGTCATGGTGTCGCGTTGACGCATCTGAACGGCCGGACCATCGCCGATCTGCTTGGCGGGAAACAATCCGAGCTGACGGATTTCTGGATCGTGAACCGGAAGTCGTTGTCGATGACGAGCGACACGCTCTCGTATCTCGGTGGCAGGGTCGCGCGTCAGGCACTGAAATCCTGGGATTGGTGGGAGGAGAAGGCGCTGAAAAAGTGA
- a CDS encoding M4 family metallopeptidase → MKKLSRLLPITAITVASLSAFAQAGDQSAAVDKALQLIQQNPSAFSLATGGTARTLKFAGPQANAPTDSDQFQVRDVIVDPDGTEHVRFDRFYAGLPVIGGDVVVHSSKGQLKQASLTQLAPINLAATIGKVGNRSVVRNAPDVGTVKARHIAAARFNSDVRRVDDAELVVFARDAAPVLAYAVRVYGKATDAHGDAVLYYVDARTGTVLDAQDLIKTAAATGTGRSLYYGNLTLTTDQTGTNAYRMLDPSRGSGSVYDGRGLSSDDVEQATDLPIFTSSTNVWGNNTTTDRQTVAADIDYGLALTWDYYKTTHNRNGIFNDGRGVKSYAHVVFNTGSGTTGANAAWLSSHVMVYGDGDPGTRLPKPVVSVDVAGHEMSHGVTEATANLNYSGDAGGLNESTSDIFGTLVKYYANNPNDPGNYVIGARVVSGGLRKMYKQDLDGRSFSCYPSGGFSWSNPRHDPHFTSGVGNRFFYLLSEGPAVPSTDTGLSRTQLVCNGDTTFGGLGREKAGKIWYRTLTVYLNANSSYPNARRASIQAANDLYGANSAESATVARAWSAVGVN, encoded by the coding sequence ATGAAGAAACTGTCTCGACTGCTGCCCATCACCGCGATTACCGTCGCGAGTCTCAGCGCTTTTGCCCAGGCCGGCGACCAGTCGGCCGCGGTCGACAAGGCGCTGCAACTGATCCAGCAGAACCCGTCCGCCTTCAGCCTGGCTACCGGCGGCACAGCACGCACGTTGAAGTTCGCGGGGCCACAGGCGAACGCGCCCACGGACAGCGATCAGTTCCAGGTACGCGACGTGATCGTCGATCCCGACGGCACCGAGCACGTGCGCTTCGATCGCTTCTACGCGGGCCTGCCCGTGATAGGCGGCGACGTTGTCGTCCATTCGAGCAAGGGGCAGTTGAAGCAAGCGAGCCTGACCCAGCTCGCGCCGATCAATCTCGCCGCCACGATCGGCAAGGTCGGAAACCGCTCGGTGGTACGCAACGCGCCCGACGTCGGCACGGTCAAGGCCAGGCACATCGCGGCCGCGCGTTTCAACTCGGACGTCCGCCGCGTCGATGACGCGGAGCTCGTCGTGTTCGCACGCGATGCCGCACCCGTTCTGGCCTATGCGGTGCGCGTATACGGCAAGGCGACCGATGCGCACGGCGATGCGGTGCTGTACTACGTCGACGCGCGCACCGGCACCGTGCTCGACGCGCAGGACCTGATCAAGACCGCCGCCGCGACCGGCACCGGCCGCTCGCTGTACTACGGCAACCTGACGCTCACCACGGACCAGACCGGCACGAACGCGTACCGGATGCTCGATCCGAGTCGCGGCAGCGGCTCGGTCTACGACGGTCGCGGCCTGAGCTCGGACGATGTCGAGCAAGCGACCGACCTGCCGATCTTCACGAGCAGCACGAACGTGTGGGGCAACAACACGACGACCGACCGACAGACTGTCGCTGCGGACATCGACTATGGTCTTGCATTGACTTGGGACTACTACAAGACCACGCACAACCGCAACGGCATCTTCAACGACGGCCGCGGCGTGAAGAGCTACGCTCACGTGGTATTCAACACCGGCAGCGGCACGACCGGCGCGAACGCGGCATGGCTGTCGTCGCACGTGATGGTGTATGGCGACGGCGATCCGGGCACCCGCCTGCCGAAACCGGTCGTTTCAGTCGATGTCGCCGGGCACGAGATGAGTCACGGCGTGACCGAGGCCACCGCCAACCTGAACTATTCGGGGGACGCGGGCGGCCTGAACGAATCGACGTCCGACATTTTCGGCACGCTCGTGAAGTACTACGCGAACAACCCGAACGATCCCGGCAACTACGTGATCGGGGCGCGCGTGGTGAGCGGCGGCCTGCGCAAGATGTACAAGCAGGATCTCGACGGCCGGTCGTTCAGCTGCTACCCGTCCGGCGGCTTCTCGTGGTCGAATCCGCGCCACGATCCGCACTTCACGTCGGGCGTCGGCAACCGCTTCTTCTACCTGCTGTCGGAAGGCCCGGCGGTGCCGTCGACCGACACCGGCCTGTCGAGGACGCAACTGGTCTGCAACGGCGACACGACCTTCGGCGGCCTCGGCCGCGAGAAGGCCGGCAAGATCTGGTACCGCACGCTGACCGTGTACCTGAACGCCAACTCGAGCTACCCGAACGCACGACGGGCGTCGATCCAGGCGGCAAACGACCTGTACGGCGCGAATTCGGCCGAAAGCGCAACGGTCGCACGCGCCTGGAGTGCGGTCGGGGTGAATTGA
- a CDS encoding DUF2827 domain-containing protein: MSSARSLHIGITIGLHHATESLWVNGIKQNALYLMKLFQHSPLGHQVTLVNTTSIKVSSDLPWDLEQFPVCSFDDAKDSLDVLIELGGQIDQQQTAYLQARGTKVVSYCCGPEYVHMMQAMIFGRRHAETVFINERYDQVWIIPQVVDTSAGFFSVLRRQPVREVPFVWDPICVEERSAALPHRGEYRPTGQPKRLSVMEPNIDVTKFCLYPILIAELGYRKLGEKISYVHATNTEHLAKGSPEFIGVAHHLDLVRDSKISFVGYHNTPQFLSEFTDIVISHQSGLALNYFYFDVCWNGYALVHNADLCRELGYFYSKNDVDEGCRQLERAIEFHDGSWQDYRNQQRERIGRFLSTNPKQIEAYDKLLLGLF; the protein is encoded by the coding sequence ATGAGTTCCGCACGATCACTCCACATCGGCATCACAATCGGCCTTCACCACGCCACCGAGAGCCTTTGGGTCAACGGCATCAAGCAGAACGCCCTGTACCTGATGAAGCTCTTTCAACACTCGCCGCTTGGTCATCAGGTCACGCTCGTCAACACAACGAGCATCAAGGTCTCGTCCGATCTTCCGTGGGATCTCGAGCAGTTTCCGGTGTGTTCCTTCGACGACGCGAAAGATTCGCTCGACGTTCTTATCGAGCTCGGCGGGCAAATCGATCAGCAGCAAACCGCGTATCTGCAGGCGCGTGGCACGAAAGTCGTGAGCTACTGTTGCGGTCCCGAATACGTGCACATGATGCAAGCCATGATTTTCGGCAGGCGGCATGCTGAAACGGTATTCATCAACGAGCGTTACGACCAGGTGTGGATCATCCCGCAAGTCGTCGATACCAGCGCCGGCTTCTTCAGCGTATTGCGGCGCCAGCCTGTTCGCGAGGTACCGTTCGTCTGGGATCCGATCTGCGTGGAAGAACGATCGGCCGCGCTCCCGCATCGCGGGGAGTATCGCCCGACCGGACAACCGAAGCGGTTGTCCGTCATGGAGCCGAATATCGACGTCACCAAGTTTTGCCTCTACCCGATCTTGATCGCGGAATTGGGTTACCGGAAGCTCGGCGAAAAAATATCCTATGTGCATGCGACGAACACGGAGCATCTTGCAAAAGGCAGCCCGGAATTCATCGGCGTTGCGCATCATCTGGATCTTGTGCGAGATTCGAAAATAAGCTTCGTCGGGTACCACAATACGCCTCAGTTTCTTTCGGAATTCACCGACATCGTCATCTCCCATCAATCAGGGCTTGCGTTGAATTATTTTTATTTCGACGTTTGCTGGAACGGTTACGCGCTGGTTCATAACGCCGACCTCTGTCGCGAGTTGGGCTACTTTTATAGTAAAAACGATGTGGATGAGGGCTGTCGGCAACTCGAGCGAGCGATCGAATTTCACGACGGGAGTTGGCAAGATTATCGAAATCAGCAACGAGAAAGGATCGGGCGATTTTTGTCCACCAATCCGAAGCAGATCGAAGCGTATGACAAGTTGCTTCTCGGGCTTTTTTGA
- a CDS encoding flavin monoamine oxidase family protein: MATVDQSANHESDVLIIGAGLSGMKAALELRNAGKRVLILEARDRVGGRSMPGEVGGQTVDFGGQWVGASQKLLREQATELGVPMYSQYTNGNSLVNIDGKVHAYTSTPKLPFLSTLELGLTLHRWKRDMQTLPAGAPWLAENALQWDAMSIEVWIDKHVDTTAARDFARLVTSAITCTETSHVSYLFFLECLRQGGGLETMMGVERGAQQDKFIGGAWQIPKRMADRLDGCIVLDAPVSAIEQDANGVRAICPQGTYDAKYAIVTAPPALASRIRFTPPLPVKRAGLLQGMQMGAVIKMHVAYPTPFWRRRGLNGSVASVGRHLGFVFDQSPADESVGVLVGLIEGNHALELSGLDKAARREHVIADLVHYFGDDAAAPLDYADHDWTTDEWALGGYASHMPPGVLTSYGDSIREPFGRIHWAGTETATECIGYFEGALESGIRAAGEVIRQLR; the protein is encoded by the coding sequence ATGGCAACCGTCGATCAGTCGGCCAATCATGAATCAGATGTACTAATCATTGGTGCCGGCCTCTCGGGCATGAAGGCTGCGCTCGAGCTCAGGAACGCCGGAAAGCGCGTTCTGATTCTCGAGGCACGCGACCGAGTCGGTGGACGGTCCATGCCGGGCGAGGTCGGCGGCCAGACGGTCGACTTTGGCGGGCAATGGGTCGGCGCGTCGCAAAAGCTGCTGCGAGAGCAAGCGACGGAGCTCGGCGTGCCGATGTACAGCCAATATACGAACGGAAACAGCCTCGTCAATATCGATGGCAAAGTGCACGCGTACACCAGCACGCCGAAGCTCCCTTTCTTGTCGACCCTGGAACTTGGCCTGACCTTGCATCGGTGGAAGCGAGACATGCAGACGCTCCCCGCCGGCGCGCCGTGGCTCGCGGAAAACGCACTCCAGTGGGACGCCATGTCGATCGAGGTATGGATCGACAAGCACGTGGACACCACCGCTGCGCGCGACTTCGCCCGCCTCGTCACGAGCGCGATCACCTGCACCGAGACGTCGCACGTGTCGTATCTGTTCTTCCTGGAATGCCTGCGACAGGGCGGCGGCCTGGAAACGATGATGGGCGTCGAAAGGGGCGCTCAGCAGGACAAGTTCATTGGAGGCGCGTGGCAGATCCCGAAAAGAATGGCCGACCGACTGGACGGGTGCATCGTACTTGACGCCCCGGTGAGCGCGATCGAACAGGATGCGAACGGCGTTCGTGCAATCTGCCCGCAAGGCACGTATGACGCGAAGTATGCAATCGTCACCGCCCCGCCTGCGCTCGCCTCACGCATCCGTTTCACGCCGCCGCTACCCGTCAAGCGCGCAGGACTGCTGCAAGGAATGCAGATGGGCGCCGTCATCAAGATGCACGTTGCCTACCCAACCCCGTTCTGGCGGCGTCGCGGGCTCAATGGATCGGTTGCCAGCGTGGGCCGCCATCTGGGTTTCGTGTTCGACCAGTCGCCGGCGGACGAAAGCGTCGGTGTACTGGTGGGCTTGATCGAAGGAAACCACGCGCTTGAACTGAGCGGGCTCGACAAGGCAGCGCGCCGTGAGCATGTCATTGCCGATCTCGTGCACTACTTCGGCGACGACGCGGCGGCCCCGCTCGACTATGCGGACCATGACTGGACGACGGATGAATGGGCGCTCGGCGGGTACGCATCCCATATGCCGCCCGGTGTTCTGACCTCGTACGGCGACAGTATCCGCGAACCGTTCGGCCGCATTCATTGGGCCGGCACCGAGACGGCGACGGAATGCATCGGCTATTTCGAGGGTGCGCTGGAGTCCGGGATCAGGGCGGCGGGCGAGGTGATCAGACAATTGCGGTAA
- a CDS encoding GlxA family transcriptional regulator: protein MPHRVAVLVYPDFQLLDAAGPIAAFEIAGRYRQGHYTLRTIAAQAGLVRSSSGVSWAAEALPPASTIDTLLVAGGDNMDDRMSDPRLLRFVQRCARRGTRVTSVCSGSLLLAAAGVLDNRRATTHWSCSEQFARQFPQVHLEPDRIFVEDGPFWTSAGISAGIDLALALVGNDLGEQVARLVARQLVVYYRRPGGQSQFSALMEMNCASGRFKPLLDHVRRNLAARHRVGDLAERACMSPRHFARAFQAETGLTPAKAVEKLRVEAARAALESGAASLQRVAHECGFGDTENLRRSFQRLLGVPPSALRTR from the coding sequence ATGCCTCATCGCGTCGCCGTACTCGTCTACCCCGACTTCCAGTTGCTCGACGCGGCCGGCCCCATTGCCGCGTTCGAAATCGCCGGCCGCTATCGCCAAGGTCACTACACGCTGCGCACCATCGCCGCGCAGGCCGGCCTCGTGCGCAGCTCGTCCGGTGTCAGCTGGGCCGCCGAGGCATTGCCTCCGGCCAGCACGATCGACACGCTGCTCGTCGCCGGCGGCGACAACATGGACGACCGCATGTCCGATCCGCGCCTGCTGCGCTTCGTGCAGCGCTGCGCGCGACGCGGCACGCGCGTGACGAGCGTGTGCTCGGGCAGCCTGCTGTTGGCAGCGGCGGGCGTGCTCGACAATCGGCGCGCAACCACGCACTGGTCCTGCAGCGAACAATTTGCACGCCAGTTTCCCCAGGTGCACCTGGAGCCCGATCGCATCTTCGTGGAGGATGGTCCGTTCTGGACCAGTGCCGGCATCAGCGCCGGCATCGATCTCGCGCTCGCGCTGGTCGGCAACGACCTCGGCGAGCAGGTCGCGCGCCTCGTCGCGCGCCAGCTGGTGGTCTACTACCGGCGTCCCGGCGGCCAGTCGCAGTTTTCCGCGCTGATGGAAATGAACTGCGCGAGCGGCCGCTTCAAGCCACTGCTCGATCACGTCCGCCGCAACCTCGCGGCGCGTCACCGCGTCGGCGATCTGGCCGAACGCGCGTGCATGAGCCCGCGCCACTTCGCCCGTGCGTTTCAGGCCGAAACAGGTCTCACGCCGGCAAAGGCCGTGGAAAAACTGCGTGTGGAAGCCGCGCGCGCTGCGCTCGAAAGCGGCGCGGCGTCACTACAGCGCGTAGCGCACGAATGCGGCTTCGGCGACACCGAGAACCTGCGCCGCAGCTTCCAGCGCCTGCTGGGCGTGCCGCCATCGGCGCTGCGGACGCGCTGA
- a CDS encoding DJ-1/PfpI family protein, with translation MTAAPYVVVFALFENVTQLDFAGPYEVFLRLPGAQCVMASSTGGTIEADGGLTIANVRRLADIPHADLVCVPGGLGVIEAMGDEEYVRELRRLAEGARYVTSVCTGSLLLGAAGLLRGKRAACHWSWRDLVPAFGATVDEARVVRDGNLITGGGVTAGIDMALTVMAEIAGAVHAQSVQLCIEYAPAPPFDSGRPERAAPDILEAVTAQLGRMRLDRYDAVEQAARALG, from the coding sequence ATGACTGCTGCACCGTACGTGGTTGTCTTCGCGCTGTTCGAGAACGTCACACAACTGGATTTCGCCGGCCCCTACGAGGTGTTCCTGCGCCTGCCCGGCGCGCAATGCGTGATGGCGTCGTCGACGGGCGGGACGATCGAGGCCGACGGCGGCCTCACGATCGCGAACGTCCGGCGCCTGGCCGACATCCCGCATGCGGACCTGGTGTGCGTGCCGGGTGGCCTCGGCGTGATCGAGGCGATGGGCGATGAGGAATACGTGCGCGAGCTGCGCCGGCTGGCAGAGGGCGCGCGCTATGTCACGTCGGTGTGCACCGGCTCGCTGTTGTTGGGTGCGGCAGGGTTGCTGCGCGGCAAGCGGGCCGCTTGTCATTGGTCATGGCGCGATCTGGTGCCGGCGTTCGGCGCGACCGTCGACGAGGCACGCGTGGTGCGCGACGGGAATCTGATCACCGGTGGCGGCGTGACGGCGGGCATCGACATGGCGCTGACGGTGATGGCGGAAATTGCGGGGGCCGTGCATGCGCAGTCGGTGCAGCTGTGCATCGAGTACGCGCCTGCGCCGCCGTTCGACAGCGGCCGGCCGGAGCGCGCCGCGCCCGATATTCTGGAGGCGGTGACCGCGCAACTGGGGCGCATGAGGCTGGACCGCTACGATGCGGTGGAGCAGGCGGCGAGGGCGCTTGGATGA
- a CDS encoding FkbM family methyltransferase, producing the protein MFSEQRPTSFILAATNHGPLIVNRNDYAMVDGRPCYGVGFNLLETGSFDGSEVEFLLSLLRVQRQRLGDGVVFLDCGANIGVFSIEAGRMMTRWGTVHAFEPQDFIFYALAGNIALNNLFNVQAHCVALGATNEIITIPSVDYTRPGSYGSLEIKEPATPMLSIGQSVDYSPEIGRQVRQITLDGLNLKRVDLLKIDVESMEIDVLMGARSIIKTFRPLIWVEILKSDAQRIKDLLGEYDYRFFDAGLNMLAVPADDSELLKRFWVNEENVLFVTV; encoded by the coding sequence GGTCCGCTGATCGTCAACCGCAACGATTACGCGATGGTCGACGGACGACCTTGCTATGGTGTCGGTTTTAACCTGCTCGAAACGGGCTCGTTCGACGGATCGGAGGTTGAATTCTTACTGTCGCTGCTGCGCGTTCAGCGACAGCGGTTAGGCGACGGCGTTGTATTCCTCGATTGCGGCGCTAATATCGGCGTATTTTCAATAGAGGCCGGTCGCATGATGACGCGATGGGGGACAGTGCATGCCTTCGAGCCGCAGGACTTCATTTTTTATGCTCTAGCCGGCAACATTGCCCTAAACAATCTTTTTAATGTTCAGGCGCATTGCGTTGCGCTCGGCGCGACAAATGAAATCATCACGATCCCGAGCGTGGACTACACCCGGCCTGGTTCGTACGGCAGTCTCGAGATCAAGGAGCCCGCGACGCCGATGCTGTCGATCGGGCAATCCGTCGATTACTCACCGGAGATCGGACGACAAGTTCGTCAGATCACTCTTGATGGTTTGAACCTGAAAAGGGTCGACCTGCTGAAGATTGATGTTGAATCGATGGAGATCGATGTATTGATGGGTGCGCGCTCAATCATCAAGACATTTCGGCCATTGATCTGGGTGGAGATTCTCAAGTCCGACGCGCAGCGCATCAAGGATCTGCTCGGGGAGTACGACTACCGCTTTTTCGACGCGGGCCTCAACATGCTTGCGGTGCCAGCCGATGACAGCGAGCTACTCAAGCGCTTCTGGGTGAATGAGGAAAACGTTCTATTTGTTACAGTGTGA
- a CDS encoding glycosyltransferase family 9 protein produces the protein MTSDQPALDSAYKTYLRDRSASAGLALCRALRLSGHAEEAIRVLKELADRVEDPFFRAQIGIDMNLLGLFSQAETLLIQSLSALHHEPDRRALKAELVISQYAQGRFHEAHALNRRSRDAWGQAGVVSNIYPAHTSEFRRIVNKLLRFDESATGKRVLIIQEGGLGDVIMFSRYLHLLRDEGAATITLQAPAILAPIFASYDWITIVENAGDAIDQSDCIISTFDLFVRYQKTQYFPSWAEAYVHAPAGRAMATLAADAFRNRRNGVREIGLIWRSNTAVRHEPYRSISLQQLAPLFSSSACRFHALQFGKITDEERALLDEHGVGIIGDELRDLGDTAVILNELDLLITVDTGPAHLAGALGRPVWVLLSAACDERWYNSHRDTPWYRSMQLYRQATLGDWSRPVLEMADALAGNDAIG, from the coding sequence GTGACAAGCGACCAACCCGCGCTCGACAGCGCATACAAGACCTACCTCCGCGACAGATCCGCGAGCGCCGGGCTCGCGCTGTGTCGGGCGCTCAGACTTTCCGGTCACGCAGAAGAAGCCATACGGGTACTGAAAGAACTCGCAGACCGGGTTGAAGATCCATTTTTTCGCGCGCAGATCGGTATTGACATGAACCTCCTCGGCCTTTTTTCGCAGGCCGAGACACTATTGATTCAATCGCTCTCGGCGCTCCACCACGAACCTGATCGGCGAGCCTTGAAAGCTGAACTCGTGATCTCGCAATACGCTCAAGGTCGGTTTCACGAGGCCCACGCCCTCAATCGCAGGTCGCGCGATGCGTGGGGGCAAGCCGGTGTGGTTTCAAATATTTATCCGGCCCATACCAGCGAGTTCCGGCGAATTGTCAACAAACTACTTCGATTTGACGAATCTGCCACCGGGAAACGGGTACTCATCATTCAGGAAGGTGGCCTGGGCGATGTGATCATGTTTTCCCGGTACTTGCATTTGTTACGGGACGAAGGTGCGGCGACTATCACATTACAGGCACCAGCCATACTGGCGCCGATATTCGCCTCCTATGACTGGATCACAATCGTCGAGAATGCCGGCGATGCAATTGACCAAAGTGATTGCATCATCAGTACCTTCGATCTCTTTGTCCGGTATCAAAAAACGCAATACTTCCCAAGCTGGGCGGAAGCCTATGTACATGCGCCGGCTGGACGAGCAATGGCAACGCTTGCAGCTGACGCTTTCCGCAATCGACGCAACGGGGTTCGCGAGATAGGCTTGATCTGGCGCAGCAATACTGCGGTGCGTCATGAACCGTATCGGTCAATCTCGCTGCAGCAACTCGCCCCATTGTTCAGTTCGTCGGCATGCCGCTTTCATGCGCTACAGTTTGGCAAGATCACCGACGAAGAGCGTGCGCTGCTGGATGAACACGGCGTTGGCATCATCGGCGACGAGTTGCGCGATCTCGGCGATACGGCCGTCATTCTCAATGAGCTGGACTTGCTGATCACGGTGGATACGGGGCCGGCCCACCTCGCTGGAGCGCTTGGACGGCCAGTATGGGTGTTGCTGTCGGCGGCATGCGACGAACGCTGGTACAACAGCCATCGCGATACGCCGTGGTACAGGTCCATGCAGCTATATCGGCAAGCAACACTAGGTGACTGGAGCAGGCCAGTATTGGAGATGGCCGATGCTTTGGCTGGCAATGACGCGATAGGGTGA